The following are encoded together in the Acidobacteriota bacterium genome:
- a CDS encoding tetratricopeptide repeat protein, translating to MVLWLLLVSGPLVAQEDPDHWLDLGRAHSADKQWDEALEAYHRVLELRPDHAKAMNNIGNVYFRQNRFEEASTWYTKALALEPDYLNALYHDGWVLRQLNRLEAAEERFRSCLVVTPKRDRDRRTQLDCMFFLGTLRSRQGDYGKTAQYMEQVLRAYPAHAEARYYLGTAYRQLGRMDEARQQLELHHELREKSRNREPIARDPAP from the coding sequence ATGGTCCTATGGTTGTTGCTGGTTTCCGGTCCACTTGTGGCCCAGGAGGACCCCGACCACTGGCTGGATCTCGGGCGGGCCCACTCTGCCGACAAGCAGTGGGACGAGGCTCTCGAGGCCTACCACCGGGTCCTTGAATTGCGACCCGACCACGCCAAGGCGATGAACAACATCGGCAACGTCTATTTCCGGCAGAACCGGTTCGAAGAGGCATCGACCTGGTACACGAAGGCGTTGGCGTTGGAGCCCGACTATCTCAACGCGCTCTACCACGACGGTTGGGTGCTGCGACAACTGAACCGACTGGAAGCGGCGGAAGAGCGGTTCCGCTCGTGCCTGGTCGTGACGCCAAAACGCGATCGGGATCGCAGGACACAACTCGACTGTATGTTCTTCCTCGGCACCCTGCGTTCCCGGCAAGGGGACTACGGGAAGACGGCCCAGTACATGGAACAGGTGCTGAGGGCCTACCCCGCCCATGCGGAGGCCCGCTACTACCTGGGGACCGCCTACCGGCAGCTCGGGCGGATGGACGAGGCGCGGCAGCAGCTGGAACTGCACCACGAACTAAGAGAAAAATCCAGAAACCGGGAGC